One stretch of Streptomyces sp. MMBL 11-1 DNA includes these proteins:
- a CDS encoding AfsR/SARP family transcriptional regulator, which translates to MEFRLLGTVSVETLTGPLPLGPAKRRSLLAALLLSANTPVSIGRLTDCLWDDEPPSQARGVIQGHVSRLRALLAGADAEAYGVELATVGDAYVLRAPETLLDSQRFEELLTLAREQRDPADAVLMLKEALSLWQGPALSGAFAGPPLRVAAHSLEESRLATVEQLSRAYGALGEHHRAAALLTAETAAHPLRESLAAELMLALFRAGRQSEALDRFHRTRRLLADELGIDPGHELADAYALILRGAPGPPAGATPPEASGPSPAAVPPPAGEPHPVDLLPRAPRGFHGRATELAALSRSAAGEAPVCLVTGPAGVGKTALALQWAHRSPALFPDGRLFADLRGFSAAGEPALIDVLREFLLALGVSPRRVPESVPAAAALFRSLTARRRLLVVLDNARDSATVRTLLPGGADCVTLVTSRHRLEGLIASDAARPVPLDTLETDDGTALLAGVLGEERVLAEPVAARRLSELCGGLPLALRVTAARLAGRPRWTLAALAGELADERGRLAYLDVDDTGVAAALRLTVQHLPPGAVHQLARLGHHPGGRYDPYAAAALAGTDPVTARAALEQLAAAHLVTETAPGRWVLHDLVRLYARSLDPASAREALIGVLDHCIATALAAADTAEPGGEPCFVLPEDYRRPSAVRDFADRAEAMRWLATEREDLALTALAAREAGLDDRAWRIILLQWPQMVWRARDSWSPLLELALESARAEKDAYAESRVLALLGWVLTEEGRTTEAAALLEHSPALAREAGDPLGEATALINLAIVQAELGSLPTAVENCARAVALARREGDRHTEMLALQHLARMHLTAHRPEEALACSRAGLDLGPEHEEAARRSLLLAVCGEAHLALGEEEEGVRLLDRAAQEAERAGYDEGAVRSLAALLRVSARADFRRRHDEALRRIAEES; encoded by the coding sequence GTGGAGTTCCGGCTGCTCGGCACGGTCTCCGTCGAAACGCTCACCGGGCCCCTGCCCCTGGGGCCGGCCAAACGGCGCAGTCTGCTCGCCGCTCTGCTGCTGTCCGCCAACACACCCGTCTCCATCGGGCGGTTGACGGACTGTCTGTGGGACGACGAGCCGCCGTCCCAGGCCCGCGGCGTCATCCAGGGGCACGTCTCCCGGCTGCGCGCCCTGCTGGCGGGCGCGGACGCGGAGGCGTACGGGGTGGAGCTCGCCACCGTCGGCGACGCCTACGTGCTGCGGGCCCCGGAGACACTGCTGGACTCGCAGCGGTTCGAGGAACTGCTGACGCTGGCACGGGAGCAGCGCGACCCCGCCGACGCCGTGCTGATGCTCAAGGAGGCCCTGTCCCTGTGGCAGGGCCCCGCGCTCAGCGGGGCGTTCGCCGGTCCGCCGCTCCGGGTGGCCGCGCACTCCCTGGAGGAATCGCGGCTGGCGACGGTCGAGCAGCTGTCCCGCGCCTACGGGGCGCTCGGGGAGCACCACCGGGCCGCCGCGCTGTTGACGGCGGAGACGGCGGCGCATCCGCTGCGCGAGTCGCTGGCCGCGGAGCTGATGCTGGCGCTGTTCCGGGCGGGGCGCCAGTCGGAGGCCCTGGACCGCTTCCACCGTACGAGGCGGCTCCTCGCCGACGAGCTGGGCATCGACCCGGGGCATGAGCTCGCCGACGCCTACGCGCTCATCCTGCGCGGCGCCCCGGGGCCGCCCGCGGGCGCCACCCCGCCGGAGGCCTCCGGGCCCTCACCCGCCGCCGTGCCGCCGCCCGCCGGGGAGCCGCACCCCGTCGACCTGCTGCCCCGCGCCCCCCGCGGCTTCCACGGGCGCGCCACCGAACTGGCCGCGCTCAGCCGGTCGGCGGCAGGAGAGGCGCCCGTCTGTCTGGTCACCGGTCCTGCCGGGGTCGGCAAGACGGCGCTGGCCCTCCAGTGGGCGCACCGCTCCCCCGCGCTCTTCCCTGACGGGCGGCTCTTCGCCGATCTGCGCGGGTTCAGCGCGGCCGGGGAACCCGCGCTCATCGACGTCCTGCGGGAGTTCCTGCTCGCGCTGGGCGTCTCCCCGCGCCGCGTTCCGGAGTCCGTGCCGGCCGCCGCCGCGCTGTTCCGCTCGCTGACCGCCCGGCGCAGGCTGCTGGTGGTCCTGGACAACGCGCGCGACTCCGCCACCGTCAGGACGCTGCTGCCGGGCGGCGCCGACTGCGTCACGCTGGTCACCAGCCGCCACCGGCTGGAGGGGCTCATCGCCTCGGACGCCGCCCGGCCGGTCCCGCTCGACACCCTGGAGACCGACGACGGCACGGCGCTGCTCGCCGGGGTGCTGGGGGAGGAGCGGGTCCTCGCCGAACCGGTGGCGGCCCGCCGGCTCTCCGAGCTGTGCGGCGGACTGCCGCTCGCCCTGCGCGTCACCGCGGCCCGCCTGGCGGGGCGGCCCCGCTGGACGCTGGCCGCGCTCGCCGGCGAGCTGGCCGACGAGCGCGGCCGGCTGGCGTATCTCGACGTGGACGACACCGGGGTGGCCGCCGCGCTGCGGCTCACCGTCCAGCATCTGCCGCCCGGGGCCGTCCACCAGCTGGCGCGGCTCGGCCACCATCCGGGCGGCCGTTACGACCCGTACGCGGCGGCCGCGCTCGCGGGGACGGACCCGGTCACCGCGAGGGCGGCGCTGGAGCAGCTGGCCGCCGCCCACCTCGTCACCGAGACCGCCCCCGGGCGCTGGGTCCTGCACGACCTGGTGCGCCTCTACGCCCGCAGCCTGGACCCGGCGTCCGCGCGCGAGGCCCTGATCGGGGTGCTCGACCACTGCATCGCCACCGCCCTGGCCGCCGCCGACACGGCGGAGCCCGGCGGCGAACCCTGCTTCGTGCTCCCGGAGGACTACCGCCGGCCCAGCGCCGTACGGGACTTCGCCGACCGTGCGGAGGCGATGCGCTGGCTGGCCACCGAGCGGGAGGACCTGGCGCTGACCGCCCTGGCGGCCCGGGAGGCGGGGCTCGACGACCGGGCCTGGCGGATCATCCTGCTCCAGTGGCCGCAGATGGTGTGGCGGGCACGGGACAGCTGGTCCCCGTTGCTGGAACTGGCCCTGGAGTCGGCTCGCGCCGAGAAGGACGCCTACGCGGAGTCGAGGGTGCTCGCGCTGCTGGGCTGGGTGCTGACGGAGGAGGGCCGCACCACCGAGGCCGCCGCCCTGCTGGAGCACTCGCCCGCGCTCGCCCGCGAGGCCGGCGACCCGCTCGGCGAGGCCACCGCGCTGATCAACCTGGCGATCGTCCAGGCCGAGCTGGGGTCCCTCCCGACCGCGGTGGAGAACTGCGCACGCGCCGTCGCACTGGCGCGCCGGGAGGGCGACCGGCACACGGAGATGCTCGCGCTCCAGCACCTCGCCCGGATGCACCTGACCGCGCACCGCCCCGAAGAGGCTCTCGCCTGCTCCCGGGCCGGGCTCGATCTCGGACCCGAGCACGAGGAGGCGGCGCGCCGTTCCCTGCTGCTGGCCGTCTGCGGCGAGGCCCACCTGGCCCTGGGCGAGGAGGAGGAAGGCGTACGGCTGCTGGACCGGGCCGCGCAGGAGGCGGAGCGGGCCGGGTACGACGAGGGGGCCGTACGGTCCCTGGCGGCGCTGCTGAGGGTGTCCGCGCGGGCGGATTTCCGGCGGCGGCACGACGAGGCGCTGCGGCGGATCGCCGAGGAGAGCTGA
- a CDS encoding M18 family aminopeptidase, giving the protein MSSPLRFDRAHTDDLMTFLAASPSPYHAVANAASRLEEAGFRQVEETAAWDASAGGKYVLRGGAIIAWYVPEGASAHTPFRIAGAHTDSPNLRVKPLPDTGAHGWRQIAVEVYGGTLLNTWLDRDLGLAGRISLRDGSHRLVNIDRALLRVPQLAVHLDRSANTEGLKLDRQKHMQPIWGLGDVEEGDLIRFVAEEAGVDAADVTGWDLMPHAIEPPSYLGRDRELVAGPRMDNLLSVHAATAALAAVAGQDDADIPYIPVLAAFDHEENGSQSDTGADGPLLGSVLERSVFARGGTYEDRARAFAGTVCLSSDTGHAVHPNYAERHDPTHHPVANGGPILKVNVNMRYATDGSGRAVFAAACEKAGVPWQSFVSNNAMPCGTTIGPITAARHGIQTVDIGVAILSMHSARELCGADDPYLLANALTSFLAG; this is encoded by the coding sequence ATGAGTTCCCCTCTCCGGTTCGACCGCGCGCACACCGATGACCTGATGACCTTCCTGGCGGCCAGCCCGTCCCCGTACCACGCCGTGGCGAACGCCGCCTCGCGGCTGGAGGAGGCCGGCTTCCGGCAGGTCGAGGAGACCGCCGCCTGGGACGCGTCGGCCGGTGGGAAGTACGTGCTGCGCGGCGGGGCGATCATCGCCTGGTACGTGCCGGAGGGCGCGTCCGCGCACACCCCGTTCCGGATCGCGGGGGCGCACACCGACTCCCCGAACCTGCGGGTGAAGCCGCTGCCCGACACCGGGGCGCACGGCTGGCGCCAGATCGCCGTCGAGGTCTACGGCGGCACCCTGCTGAACACCTGGCTCGACCGGGACCTGGGCCTGGCCGGGCGGATCTCGCTGCGGGACGGCAGCCACCGGCTGGTCAACATCGACCGGGCGCTGCTGCGGGTGCCGCAGCTGGCCGTGCACCTGGACCGGTCGGCCAACACCGAGGGGCTCAAGCTCGACCGGCAGAAGCACATGCAGCCGATCTGGGGGCTCGGCGATGTCGAGGAGGGCGACCTGATCCGTTTCGTCGCCGAGGAGGCGGGTGTCGACGCCGCGGACGTCACCGGCTGGGACCTGATGCCGCACGCCATCGAGCCGCCCTCCTACCTGGGCCGGGACCGGGAGCTGGTGGCCGGGCCCCGGATGGACAACCTCCTCTCGGTGCACGCCGCGACCGCCGCGCTGGCCGCCGTCGCCGGGCAGGACGACGCCGACATCCCGTACATCCCGGTGCTCGCGGCCTTCGACCACGAGGAGAACGGCTCCCAGTCCGACACCGGGGCGGACGGGCCGCTGCTGGGATCGGTGCTGGAGCGCTCGGTGTTCGCGCGCGGCGGCACGTACGAGGACCGCGCCCGCGCCTTCGCCGGCACGGTCTGCCTCTCCTCCGACACCGGCCACGCCGTGCACCCCAACTACGCGGAGCGGCACGACCCGACGCACCACCCGGTCGCCAACGGCGGGCCGATCCTCAAGGTCAACGTCAACATGCGGTACGCCACCGACGGCAGCGGCCGTGCGGTGTTCGCCGCGGCCTGCGAGAAGGCGGGCGTGCCGTGGCAGAGCTTCGTGTCGAACAACGCGATGCCCTGCGGTACGACGATCGGGCCGATCACCGCGGCCCGGCACGGCATCCAGACCGTGGACATCGGCGTGGCGATCCTCTCGATGCACAGCGCGCGTGAGCTGTGCGGCGCCGACGACCCGTATCTGCTGGCGAACGCGCTCACCTCGTTCCTGGCGGGCTGA
- a CDS encoding LURP-one-related/scramblase family protein: MRLLVRERLFAIGDDYWIEDDGGRKVFLVDGKAMRLRDTFELKDADGRVLVELRQKLISLRDTMLIERGGEELAKVKRKRLSLLRNHYRVTLVDGTELDVSGRILDREFAIEYDGELLAQVSRRWLTLRDTYGIDVVRDDADTALLVAVSMCVIVLADKENEG; encoded by the coding sequence ATGAGACTTCTCGTACGTGAGCGGCTGTTCGCCATCGGCGACGACTACTGGATCGAGGACGACGGGGGCCGCAAGGTCTTCCTGGTCGACGGCAAGGCGATGCGGCTGCGCGACACCTTCGAGCTGAAGGACGCCGACGGCCGGGTCCTGGTCGAACTGCGGCAGAAGCTGATCAGCCTGCGGGACACCATGCTCATCGAGCGGGGCGGCGAGGAGCTGGCCAAGGTCAAGCGCAAGCGGCTGTCGCTGCTCCGCAACCACTACCGGGTGACGCTGGTGGACGGCACGGAGCTGGACGTCAGCGGCAGGATCCTGGACCGCGAGTTCGCCATCGAGTACGACGGGGAACTGCTGGCCCAGGTCTCGCGCCGCTGGCTGACCCTCCGGGACACGTACGGCATCGATGTCGTCCGGGACGACGCCGACACCGCGCTGCTCGTCGCGGTGTCGATGTGCGTGATCGTGCTGGCGGACAAGGAGAACGAGGGCTGA
- a CDS encoding Uma2 family endonuclease has product MTAEAQSEASQQRRANPGWAVPPPDGYTVDDFFTLDDLPPHTELIDGSLVFVSPQRKFHTLAMYLLEQGLRLHVPGHLRVRREMAVVLGKRSVPEPDLVVVSAEADGNQLQTRYEAADVLLAVEVVSPDSEDRDRDTKPHKYAAAGIQHFWLVEMVGDGHRPMVITYELDPVNKTYVSTGVHHDRLKLSAPYDIDIDLTSIDEL; this is encoded by the coding sequence ATGACCGCCGAGGCACAGTCCGAAGCCTCGCAGCAGCGGCGCGCCAACCCCGGGTGGGCGGTCCCGCCACCGGACGGCTACACCGTGGACGATTTCTTCACGCTTGACGACCTCCCGCCGCACACAGAGCTGATCGACGGGAGCCTGGTTTTCGTCAGTCCGCAGCGGAAGTTCCACACGCTGGCGATGTATCTGCTGGAGCAGGGGCTGCGCCTCCATGTACCCGGGCACCTGCGTGTGCGTCGGGAGATGGCTGTCGTCCTGGGAAAGCGGAGTGTGCCCGAACCGGATCTGGTGGTGGTGTCGGCAGAAGCTGACGGCAATCAGCTCCAGACCCGCTACGAGGCCGCCGACGTCCTTCTCGCCGTGGAGGTCGTCTCCCCCGACTCCGAGGACCGCGACCGGGACACCAAGCCGCACAAGTACGCGGCGGCCGGCATCCAGCACTTCTGGCTCGTGGAAATGGTCGGCGACGGGCACCGCCCCATGGTCATCACCTACGAGCTGGACCCGGTCAACAAGACGTACGTCTCCACCGGCGTCCACCACGACCGGCTCAAGCTCTCCGCCCCGTACGACATCGACATCGACCTGACCTCGATCGACGAGCTGTAG
- a CDS encoding acyl-CoA dehydrogenase, translating to MGHYKSNLRDIEFNLFEVLGRDKVYGTGPFGEMDVDTAKSILDEIARLAENELADSYADADRNPPVFDPETRTAPVPASFKKSYQAFMDSEYWRLGLPEEIGGTTSPRSLIWGYAELLLGANPAVWMYSSGPAFAGILFDEGNEEQKKIAEIAVEKQWGSTMVLTEPDAGSDVGAGRTKAVRQEDGSWHIEGVKRFITSGEHDMSENILHYVLARPEGAGPGTKGLSLFMVPKFHFDWTTGELGERNGVYATNVEHKMGLKASNTCEMTFGDQHPAKGWLIGDKHDGIRQMFRIIEFARMMVGTKAIAALSAGYLNALEYAKERVQGPDLANFMDKSAPKVTITHHPDVRRSLMTQKAYAEGMRSLVLYTASVQDAIQEQEAAGEDAKALNGLNDLLLPIVKGYGSEKSYEQLAQSLQTFGGSGYLQEYPVEQYIRDAKIDTLYEGTTAIQGQDFFFRKIVRDQGASLNTLSEEIKKFLSEAQGNEELAPALDSLAKAAVDLEAIVGTMITDLTATGEDVKNIYKVGLNTTRLLMASGDVVVGYLLLKGAAVAAEKLPTASAKDVAFYQGKIAAAKFFAANVLPGVSTERALAESVDNSLMELDEAAF from the coding sequence ATGGGGCACTACAAGTCGAATCTCCGCGACATCGAGTTCAACCTCTTCGAGGTCCTCGGGCGCGACAAGGTGTACGGCACCGGTCCGTTCGGTGAGATGGACGTCGACACCGCGAAGAGCATCCTGGACGAGATCGCACGCCTCGCGGAGAACGAGCTCGCCGACTCCTACGCCGACGCCGACCGCAACCCGCCGGTCTTCGACCCGGAGACCAGGACCGCCCCGGTCCCGGCGAGCTTCAAGAAGTCGTACCAGGCCTTCATGGACTCCGAGTACTGGCGCCTGGGCCTCCCCGAGGAGATCGGCGGCACCACGTCGCCCCGCTCCCTGATCTGGGGCTACGCGGAGCTGCTGCTCGGCGCGAACCCGGCCGTGTGGATGTACTCCTCCGGCCCGGCCTTCGCCGGCATCCTCTTCGACGAGGGCAACGAGGAGCAGAAGAAGATCGCGGAGATCGCCGTCGAGAAGCAGTGGGGCTCGACGATGGTGCTGACCGAGCCGGACGCCGGCTCCGACGTCGGCGCCGGCCGGACGAAGGCCGTGCGGCAGGAGGACGGCTCCTGGCACATCGAGGGTGTGAAGCGCTTCATCACCTCGGGCGAGCACGACATGTCCGAGAACATCCTCCACTACGTGCTGGCCCGCCCCGAGGGCGCCGGCCCCGGCACCAAGGGCCTCTCGCTCTTCATGGTCCCGAAGTTCCACTTCGACTGGACCACCGGCGAGCTGGGCGAGCGCAACGGCGTGTACGCGACGAACGTCGAGCACAAGATGGGGCTCAAGGCCTCCAACACCTGCGAGATGACGTTCGGCGACCAGCACCCCGCCAAGGGCTGGCTGATCGGCGACAAGCACGACGGCATCCGCCAGATGTTCCGCATCATCGAGTTCGCCCGCATGATGGTCGGCACGAAGGCCATCGCCGCCCTCTCCGCGGGCTACCTGAACGCGCTGGAGTACGCCAAGGAGCGCGTCCAGGGTCCCGACCTGGCGAACTTCATGGACAAGTCGGCGCCCAAGGTCACCATCACGCACCACCCCGACGTGCGCCGCTCGCTCATGACGCAGAAGGCGTACGCCGAGGGCATGCGTTCCCTCGTGCTGTACACCGCATCCGTCCAGGACGCGATCCAGGAGCAGGAGGCCGCGGGCGAGGACGCCAAGGCGCTCAACGGCCTCAACGACCTGCTGCTGCCGATCGTGAAGGGCTACGGCTCCGAGAAGTCCTACGAGCAGCTCGCGCAGTCGCTCCAGACCTTCGGCGGCTCCGGCTACCTCCAGGAGTACCCGGTCGAGCAGTACATCCGGGACGCCAAGATCGACACCCTCTACGAGGGCACCACGGCAATCCAGGGCCAGGACTTCTTCTTCCGGAAGATCGTCCGCGACCAGGGCGCCTCCCTCAACACGCTCTCCGAGGAGATCAAGAAGTTCCTCTCGGAAGCCCAGGGCAACGAGGAGCTGGCCCCGGCGCTGGACTCGCTCGCCAAGGCCGCCGTGGACCTGGAGGCGATCGTCGGCACGATGATCACCGACCTCACCGCGACCGGCGAGGACGTCAAGAACATCTACAAGGTGGGCCTCAACACGACCCGCCTCCTGATGGCCTCCGGCGATGTCGTCGTCGGCTACCTGCTGCTCAAGGGCGCGGCCGTGGCGGCCGAGAAGCTGCCGACCGCCTCCGCCAAGGACGTCGCCTTCTACCAGGGCAAGATCGCCGCCGCGAAGTTCTTCGCCGCGAACGTCCTGCCGGGCGTCTCCACCGAGCGCGCGCTCGCCGAGTCGGTCGACAACTCGCTGATGGAGCTGGACGAGGCCGCGTTCTAG
- a CDS encoding NHL domain-containing thioredoxin family protein has product MASRARVRAPELIGKGGWLNTGDRQYTLADLRGRIVILDFWTFCCVNCLHVLDELRELEEKHRDTVVIIGVHSPKFVHEAEHQAVVDAVERYEVHHPVLDDPELATWKQYAVRAWPTLVVIDPEGYVVAQHAGEGHAHAIEKLVEELEAEHGAKGTLHRGDGPYVAPEPVATHLRFPGKALLLPDGGILVSDTTRHRLVELDADGETVRRHFGTGERGLSDGGPDEARFSEPQGLAALPDGRIAVADTVNHAIRALDLTTGVTSTLAGTGRQWWQGTATSGPAREVDLSSPWDIAWFGDRLWIAMAGVHQLWTYDPQSATVRVAAGTTNEGLVDGPAAEAWFAQPSGLAVSADGERLWVADSETSALRWVDRDEHVRTAVGTGLFDFGHRDGAAGQALLQHPLGVTALPDGSVAISDTYNHALRRYDPASGEVTTLATDVREPSDAVLVDGDLVVVESARHRLTRLRLPEEAVRVAGQAHRTQRAATEIAPGTLRLDVVFQAPAGQKLDTRYGPSTRLLVSATPPELLAEGSGAGTDLGRDLVLADGVTEGVLHVSAMAASCDDDPANEYPACHVHQQDWGVPVRVTAEGTPRLPLVLAGMDEQG; this is encoded by the coding sequence ATGGCATCACGTGCACGCGTCCGCGCCCCCGAACTCATCGGCAAGGGCGGCTGGCTCAATACAGGCGACCGGCAGTACACCCTCGCTGACCTGCGAGGCCGCATCGTCATCCTCGACTTCTGGACGTTCTGCTGTGTGAACTGTCTGCATGTCCTGGACGAGCTGCGCGAGCTGGAGGAGAAGCACCGCGACACCGTGGTGATCATCGGCGTCCACTCGCCCAAGTTCGTCCATGAGGCCGAGCACCAGGCCGTCGTCGACGCCGTCGAGCGCTACGAGGTCCACCACCCCGTCCTCGACGACCCCGAGCTGGCCACCTGGAAGCAGTACGCCGTACGCGCCTGGCCGACGCTCGTCGTGATCGACCCCGAGGGCTACGTCGTCGCCCAGCACGCGGGCGAGGGCCACGCGCACGCCATCGAGAAGCTCGTCGAGGAGCTGGAGGCCGAGCACGGGGCCAAGGGCACGCTGCACCGCGGTGACGGCCCCTACGTCGCGCCCGAGCCCGTCGCCACGCATCTGCGCTTCCCCGGCAAGGCGCTGCTCCTGCCGGACGGCGGAATCCTGGTCTCCGACACCACCCGGCACCGCCTCGTCGAGCTGGACGCCGACGGCGAGACCGTACGCCGCCACTTCGGCACGGGCGAACGAGGGTTGAGCGACGGCGGCCCGGACGAGGCCCGGTTCAGCGAACCGCAGGGGCTCGCCGCGCTGCCCGACGGCCGGATCGCCGTCGCGGACACCGTCAACCACGCCATCCGCGCCCTGGACCTCACGACCGGAGTGACCAGCACCCTCGCCGGGACCGGCCGCCAGTGGTGGCAGGGGACCGCGACCAGTGGTCCGGCGCGCGAGGTGGACCTCTCCTCGCCGTGGGACATCGCCTGGTTCGGTGACCGGCTGTGGATCGCCATGGCGGGGGTGCACCAGCTGTGGACGTACGACCCGCAGAGCGCGACCGTACGCGTCGCCGCCGGGACCACCAACGAGGGCCTGGTCGACGGGCCGGCCGCCGAGGCCTGGTTCGCCCAGCCGTCCGGGCTCGCCGTCTCCGCCGACGGCGAGCGGCTCTGGGTCGCCGACTCGGAGACCTCCGCGCTGCGCTGGGTCGACCGCGACGAGCACGTCCGCACCGCCGTCGGCACCGGGCTCTTCGACTTCGGCCACCGCGACGGGGCCGCCGGCCAGGCGCTCCTCCAGCATCCGCTCGGCGTGACCGCCCTGCCCGACGGGTCGGTCGCGATCAGCGACACGTACAACCACGCCCTGCGCCGGTACGACCCGGCCTCCGGCGAGGTCACCACCCTGGCCACCGATGTCCGCGAGCCCAGCGACGCGGTGCTGGTCGACGGCGATCTGGTCGTCGTCGAGTCGGCCCGCCACCGGCTGACCCGGCTCCGGCTGCCGGAGGAGGCGGTCCGGGTCGCCGGTCAGGCGCACCGCACCCAGCGGGCCGCGACCGAGATCGCCCCGGGCACCCTCCGCCTCGACGTCGTCTTCCAGGCGCCCGCGGGCCAGAAGCTGGACACCCGCTACGGCCCCTCGACCCGGCTGCTGGTCTCCGCGACCCCGCCCGAGCTGCTGGCGGAGGGCTCCGGCGCGGGGACGGACCTCGGGCGCGACCTGGTCCTCGCGGACGGGGTCACCGAAGGCGTGCTGCACGTCTCCGCGATGGCGGCGTCCTGCGACGACGACCCGGCCAACGAGTACCCGGCCTGCCATGTGCACCAGCAGGACTGGGGCGTCCCCGTCCGTGTGACCGCGGAGGGAACGCCCCGGCTGCCGCTGGTGCTGGCGGGCATGGACGAGCAGGGCTGA
- a CDS encoding DUF6458 family protein, whose protein sequence is MGLGGCILLIGGGAILAFATDWQMDTVNVDLVGWIMMLVGLVGVFVYMSIARRRRMVVPPTTTVVSDDEHRYH, encoded by the coding sequence ATGGGACTCGGAGGATGCATTCTCCTGATCGGTGGGGGCGCGATCCTGGCGTTCGCCACCGACTGGCAGATGGACACCGTCAACGTCGACCTGGTCGGCTGGATCATGATGCTCGTCGGACTCGTGGGGGTCTTCGTCTACATGAGCATCGCGCGGCGCCGCCGTATGGTCGTGCCGCCCACCACCACCGTCGTCTCGGACGACGAACACCGCTACCACTGA
- a CDS encoding SseB family protein produces MYGYDQNPGAQQQMGQMGQMGQMGGGYGEQPLYPEPSPPSLADAVRAFTTGSLSAEDFQQIFATSKVYCPRGDNPGFLALHNTQQPVIPMFTTLKELRLYAGKESKFFVITGAEVIDLLPTGYGFVLDMEGDHRMVFDAKAVEQMVDFAMRRMYG; encoded by the coding sequence ATGTACGGCTACGACCAGAACCCTGGTGCTCAGCAGCAGATGGGTCAGATGGGCCAGATGGGTCAGATGGGCGGCGGCTACGGGGAGCAGCCGCTGTATCCGGAACCGTCGCCGCCCTCCCTGGCCGACGCGGTTCGGGCCTTCACCACCGGCTCCCTCTCCGCCGAGGACTTCCAGCAGATCTTCGCCACGTCGAAGGTCTACTGCCCGCGTGGCGACAACCCGGGTTTCCTGGCGCTGCACAACACGCAGCAGCCGGTGATCCCGATGTTCACCACGCTCAAGGAGCTGCGGCTGTACGCGGGCAAGGAGTCCAAGTTCTTCGTGATCACCGGGGCCGAGGTGATCGACCTGCTGCCGACGGGGTACGGCTTCGTCCTGGACATGGAGGGTGATCACCGGATGGTCTTCGACGCCAAGGCCGTCGAGCAGATGGTCGACTTCGCGATGCGTCGTATGTACGGGTAG
- a CDS encoding DUF4232 domain-containing protein translates to MRTFRHRTTVLAAATTAALALTLTACGDDGTGTRSEGPAASDSATVAASAAESGKAADDAAETGTAGSTGSGSGTGTAQAAGTTKSSAGSGGTSAKAAAPLCTAKGLSITAERQDGPPYTHLTLSAKNTSGAGCEMKEYPHIHFLDNARGIVPPVAKSKPETPVILEPGQSAYVAVRMSEGGRKESTETVKEFTVTLKANGGGMAVVPSPAPEGLSVNPQKWATGYWTTELRNGADDF, encoded by the coding sequence ATGCGCACCTTCCGCCACCGCACCACCGTCCTGGCCGCCGCGACCACGGCGGCCCTCGCTCTCACCCTCACCGCCTGCGGTGACGACGGCACCGGCACCCGGTCGGAGGGCCCGGCGGCGAGCGACTCCGCGACCGTCGCCGCGTCGGCCGCCGAATCCGGGAAGGCCGCCGACGACGCGGCGGAGACCGGCACCGCGGGATCCACCGGCAGCGGCAGCGGCACCGGGACCGCGCAGGCCGCGGGCACCACCAAGAGCTCCGCCGGCTCCGGCGGCACGTCCGCCAAGGCCGCCGCCCCCCTCTGCACGGCGAAGGGCCTGTCGATCACCGCCGAGCGCCAGGACGGCCCGCCCTACACCCACCTCACGCTGAGCGCGAAGAACACCTCCGGGGCCGGCTGCGAGATGAAGGAGTACCCGCACATCCACTTCCTGGACAACGCGCGGGGCATCGTCCCGCCCGTCGCCAAGAGCAAGCCGGAGACCCCGGTGATCCTGGAGCCCGGTCAGTCGGCCTATGTCGCGGTGCGCATGTCCGAGGGCGGCCGGAAGGAGAGCACCGAGACGGTGAAGGAGTTCACGGTCACGCTGAAGGCCAACGGCGGCGGCATGGCGGTCGTGCCGTCGCCCGCCCCCGAGGGCCTCTCCGTCAACCCGCAGAAGTGGGCCACGGGCTACTGGACCACGGAGCTGCGCAACGGCGCCGACGACTTCTAG